One genomic segment of Erythrobacter sp. THAF29 includes these proteins:
- a CDS encoding RtcB family protein — protein sequence MTETHYEFAEVEGGVPIKSWTRGVPVDDKAKAQLAKAAQMPFIFKHVAAMPDVHVGIGATVGSVIPTKGAVIPAAVGVDIGCGMMAARTSLVASDLPDNLAGIRSAFEGAVPHGRSAGRGRRDKGAWGEPPQGVVDAWTTLAVRFGNIVAKYPKLKNSNTVVHLGTLGTGNHFLELCLDQDQRVWVMLHSGSRGVGNAIGRFFIELAKQDMRMWHINLPDEDLAYFPEGTEHFDDYVEAVEWAQDFAALNRQVMMTHALDALRSQIAKPFDATCEAVNCHHNYVTRENHFGEDVLITRKGAVRAAKGTLGIIPGSMGAKSFIVRGLGNADSFESCSHGAGRVMSRTQAKKLVSLDEHIADTVGVECRKDEGVIDETPRAYKPIEKVMAAQSDLVEIVHTLKQVVCVKG from the coding sequence ATGACCGAGACACATTACGAATTTGCAGAAGTGGAAGGCGGCGTTCCGATCAAGTCCTGGACGCGCGGCGTTCCGGTCGATGACAAAGCCAAGGCGCAGCTCGCAAAAGCGGCGCAGATGCCGTTCATATTCAAGCACGTGGCCGCAATGCCCGACGTCCATGTCGGGATAGGCGCGACCGTTGGTTCGGTGATCCCGACCAAGGGCGCGGTGATCCCTGCGGCGGTCGGCGTCGATATCGGCTGCGGCATGATGGCGGCGCGGACCTCGCTCGTCGCGAGCGACCTGCCCGACAACCTCGCCGGTATCCGGTCTGCTTTCGAAGGCGCGGTGCCGCATGGCCGGTCGGCCGGACGCGGACGGCGCGACAAAGGCGCGTGGGGCGAACCACCTCAGGGCGTTGTCGACGCCTGGACCACCCTCGCGGTTCGGTTTGGCAACATCGTCGCCAAGTATCCGAAGCTAAAGAACTCAAACACCGTCGTCCATCTCGGCACACTCGGTACGGGCAACCACTTCCTCGAGCTGTGCCTCGACCAGGACCAGAGGGTGTGGGTGATGCTCCATTCGGGTTCGCGGGGCGTCGGCAATGCGATTGGACGGTTCTTCATCGAGCTCGCCAAGCAGGATATGCGCATGTGGCATATCAACCTGCCTGACGAGGACCTCGCTTACTTCCCGGAAGGGACCGAGCACTTTGACGACTATGTCGAGGCGGTCGAATGGGCGCAGGATTTTGCTGCGCTCAACCGGCAGGTAATGATGACACATGCCCTCGATGCGCTGCGGAGCCAGATCGCCAAACCCTTTGATGCAACTTGCGAAGCGGTGAACTGCCATCACAACTACGTAACGCGGGAAAACCACTTCGGCGAAGACGTGCTGATCACCCGGAAGGGCGCAGTGCGGGCGGCGAAAGGCACGCTCGGCATCATTCCCGGTTCGATGGGCGCAAAGAGCTTCATCGTGCGTGGCCTCGGCAATGCGGACAGCTTCGAAAGCTGCTCGCACGGCGCGGGCCGGGTGATGAGCCGGACGCAGGCGAAGAAGCTGGTGTCGCTCGACGAGCACATCGCCGATACCGTCGGCGTCGAATGCCGGAAGGACGAAGGCGTCATCGATGAAACGCCAAGGGCCTACAAGCCGATCGAAAAGGTAATGGCAGCACAGTCCGACCTTGTCGAAATCGTCCACACGCTGAAGCAGGTGGTGTGCGTGAAGGGGTAA
- a CDS encoding nucleotidyltransferase domain-containing protein — protein sequence MTLLPPIPASMRVEIETRLATLASKEGVRLLMAIESGSRAWGFPSPDSDFDIRFLYVRPQTDYLVLDKPRDVIERPIEDEIDLNGWDIRKALSLMLKHNAVVSEWIESPIRYVPDHPVVADLAVLASQQFNPRGYARHYANLGTGTVARWFEDGEDIPVKRYFYALRPALSIMALRKDPSRRPPMEMRALMAACDLAPHLVEQIEELIALKANTNEKSNAVRRPDIEHLVHAELMRAEDVPERLDPETFKQKANALFLRLVKET from the coding sequence ATGACACTGTTGCCGCCCATCCCCGCTTCCATGCGGGTCGAGATCGAAACGCGTCTCGCCACTTTGGCGAGCAAGGAAGGCGTACGCCTGCTGATGGCGATCGAAAGCGGCTCGCGCGCATGGGGCTTCCCCTCGCCCGACAGCGATTTCGATATCCGTTTCCTTTATGTCCGGCCCCAGACCGATTACCTCGTGCTGGACAAGCCGCGCGATGTGATTGAGCGTCCCATAGAGGACGAGATCGACCTCAATGGTTGGGACATTCGCAAGGCGCTCAGCCTGATGCTCAAGCACAACGCCGTGGTCTCAGAGTGGATCGAAAGCCCGATCCGCTATGTGCCCGATCATCCGGTCGTGGCCGATCTCGCCGTACTCGCTAGCCAGCAGTTCAACCCGCGCGGCTATGCCCGGCATTACGCCAACCTCGGAACCGGCACGGTTGCGCGCTGGTTCGAAGATGGCGAGGATATTCCGGTCAAACGATACTTCTATGCGCTGCGACCTGCACTTTCGATTATGGCCTTGCGCAAGGATCCTTCGCGCAGGCCGCCGATGGAGATGCGCGCGTTGATGGCCGCGTGTGACCTGGCACCCCATCTGGTCGAGCAGATTGAGGAGTTGATCGCGCTGAAGGCCAATACCAATGAAAAGAGCAATGCCGTTCGCAGGCCCGACATTGAACACCTGGTCCATGCCGAGCTCATGCGCGCCGAAGATGTGCCCGAGCGGCTTGATCCCGAAACATTCAAGCAGAAAGCGAACGCGCTTTTCCTGAGGCTGGTGAAAGAGACATGA
- the rtcA gene encoding RNA 3'-terminal phosphate cyclase yields the protein MITIDGSEGEGGGQVLRYSAALSLMTGEPFTITNIRGGREKPGLMRQHLTSLEAACSIGNAEASGLAVGSSEVTFRPGSVTPGEYHFAVGTAGATGLVLQTILVPLMLADGPSRVVIEGGTHAIAAPPFEFLAHTLLPVIDKMGPRISAKLDRHGFFPRGGGRIVVDFEPAPLRAVELTERGEYVSGGAEAIIAGIPFEVAERELSAMRKVLADWPKEAFTSRQLSADEGPGNALIATARFEHVTEVMSGFGKLGLPAEKIGKTTAARMKGYLVSGAFAGPYLQDQLLLPLALARGGAFTTVKLSQHTRTAMGLIESFTGTRFRTGEREDKKLLVEIER from the coding sequence ATGATCACCATCGACGGCTCCGAAGGCGAAGGAGGGGGACAGGTGCTGCGCTATTCGGCAGCACTCTCGCTGATGACCGGCGAGCCATTCACCATCACAAATATTCGCGGTGGGCGTGAGAAGCCGGGACTAATGCGCCAGCATCTCACCTCGCTCGAAGCCGCGTGCTCTATCGGAAATGCCGAGGCCAGCGGGCTCGCGGTTGGGTCGAGCGAAGTCACATTCCGTCCCGGCTCGGTGACGCCGGGCGAATATCACTTCGCGGTCGGAACTGCCGGGGCGACGGGGCTCGTCCTGCAGACGATCCTCGTTCCGCTGATGCTCGCCGACGGACCCTCGCGGGTGGTCATCGAAGGAGGGACGCATGCGATAGCCGCGCCGCCCTTCGAATTCCTCGCGCACACGCTGCTTCCGGTGATCGACAAGATGGGCCCGCGCATCTCGGCGAAACTTGATCGCCACGGCTTCTTTCCGCGTGGCGGGGGACGTATAGTGGTCGACTTCGAGCCCGCACCGCTGCGCGCAGTCGAGCTTACCGAGCGCGGAGAATACGTTTCGGGCGGGGCCGAAGCGATCATCGCCGGCATCCCTTTCGAGGTTGCCGAGCGTGAGCTGAGTGCAATGCGCAAGGTGCTTGCCGACTGGCCGAAAGAGGCATTTACCTCGCGCCAGCTTTCGGCCGACGAAGGGCCCGGCAACGCGCTTATCGCCACTGCGCGCTTTGAGCACGTAACCGAGGTGATGTCTGGGTTTGGTAAGCTCGGACTCCCGGCGGAGAAGATCGGCAAGACCACCGCCGCGCGCATGAAAGGCTACCTTGTGAGCGGTGCCTTTGCCGGGCCTTACCTGCAGGATCAGCTGCTCCTTCCCCTGGCGCTCGCACGCGGCGGGGCATTCACCACAGTCAAGCTGAGCCAGCACACGCGGACAGCGATGGGCCTCATCGAAAGCTTCACCGGCACCCGCTTCCGCACCGGCGAGCGCGAAGACAAGAAGCTGTTGGTGGAAATCGAACGCTAA
- the hspQ gene encoding heat shock protein HspQ, whose amino-acid sequence MERAEFFSNQAGRTIVAPRESRTRFGIGDIVRHRMFDFRGVVFDIDPVFANSEEWWESIPEDIRPRRDQPFYHLLAENEDESYVAYVSQGNLVADPNGGPIDHPTLPQLFEQFKDGRYRMRRSLTH is encoded by the coding sequence ATGGAACGCGCAGAATTCTTTTCAAATCAGGCAGGGCGCACAATCGTTGCGCCGCGCGAGTCCCGCACACGATTTGGTATCGGCGATATCGTCCGCCACCGGATGTTCGATTTCCGCGGCGTGGTCTTCGATATCGATCCGGTCTTTGCAAACAGCGAAGAATGGTGGGAATCCATCCCTGAAGATATCCGCCCTCGCCGCGACCAGCCCTTTTATCACCTTCTCGCCGAAAACGAGGATGAAAGTTACGTTGCGTATGTCAGCCAGGGCAATCTCGTCGCCGACCCCAATGGAGGGCCGATCGACCATCCCACACTCCCGCAATTGTTCGAGCAGTTCAAGGATGGCCGATACCGTATGCGCCGTTCGCTGACGCACTGA
- a CDS encoding ABC transporter permease → MQKQALRDPSAGPISDAAPERKVTGGSNRFPPRGEPVISGINRVGLFALYMKEVRRFLKVQTQTIWAPAVTTLLFLVIFTVALGREGREVLGVPFATFVAPGLIVMGMMQNAFANSSFSLLSGKIQGTIIDLLMPPLSPGELMGGIVAAAVTRAVAVGCTVALAMSLWPGVSLGIAHGWAIAWFGLMGSVMLALLGLGTSIWAEKFDHNAAITNFVIAPLSLLSGTFYVIDNLAPAFQAVSRANPFFYVISGFRYGFLGNSDIGGEGQVMAAAIGIGVFNLALAVVVYLLLRSGWKLKS, encoded by the coding sequence ATGCAGAAGCAAGCCTTACGCGATCCATCGGCCGGCCCGATTTCGGACGCCGCTCCCGAAAGGAAAGTAACCGGCGGGAGCAACCGGTTTCCGCCGCGAGGAGAGCCGGTGATTTCCGGGATCAACCGCGTCGGCCTGTTCGCGCTCTATATGAAGGAGGTAAGGCGGTTTCTCAAGGTGCAGACCCAAACGATTTGGGCTCCTGCAGTCACCACGCTGCTGTTTCTGGTCATATTCACGGTCGCATTGGGCCGCGAGGGGCGCGAAGTGCTTGGTGTGCCGTTCGCAACCTTCGTCGCGCCGGGCCTAATCGTCATGGGCATGATGCAGAACGCATTTGCCAATTCGAGCTTTTCGCTGCTCTCCGGAAAGATCCAGGGGACGATAATCGATCTGCTGATGCCGCCGCTTTCGCCGGGCGAACTGATGGGCGGGATCGTTGCCGCGGCCGTCACCCGCGCGGTTGCGGTCGGTTGCACCGTGGCGCTCGCAATGTCGCTATGGCCGGGTGTGAGCCTCGGCATCGCGCATGGCTGGGCGATTGCGTGGTTCGGCCTGATGGGTTCGGTGATGCTCGCGCTGCTCGGTCTCGGTACGTCGATATGGGCCGAGAAATTCGATCACAACGCCGCCATCACCAACTTCGTGATCGCGCCGCTTTCCCTGCTTTCGGGCACTTTCTATGTAATCGACAATCTCGCGCCCGCGTTTCAAGCGGTGAGCCGCGCCAATCCGTTTTTCTACGTGATTTCGGGCTTTCGTTACGGATTCCTCGGCAACAGCGATATCGGTGGCGAGGGCCAGGTCATGGCTGCGGCAATCGGGATCGGCGTGTTCAACCTTGCGCTTGCGGTCGTCGTGTACCTCCTGTTGCGATCCGGCTGGAAGCTGAAAAGCTAG
- a CDS encoding GcrA family cell cycle regulator — protein sequence MSWTDERIATLKKMWEGGSTASQIAEELGGVSRNAVIGKAHRLGLKSRPSPVKANEKKKAAKKASTKGATAKKTTKPAAKPAAKVAARPAPATAKADAPKNTGTPSQPVPNPTPDLPKIVSVGPGGFLRQGPGDQQAPIPPAPPRRLVPAKPSPEIADKTSLLDLSDKVCRWPMGHPGEPDFHFCGEAVNPGFPYCVEHCGRAYQAQLPRGARRPPPPLPFGGPRVR from the coding sequence ATGAGCTGGACTGACGAGCGAATAGCTACGCTCAAGAAGATGTGGGAAGGCGGATCGACCGCCAGCCAGATCGCAGAGGAACTGGGCGGCGTCAGCCGTAATGCTGTGATCGGCAAGGCGCATCGCCTGGGCCTGAAATCGCGCCCCTCGCCGGTGAAGGCCAACGAGAAGAAAAAAGCGGCGAAGAAGGCGTCCACCAAAGGCGCAACTGCCAAGAAGACGACCAAACCCGCCGCAAAGCCCGCAGCGAAAGTCGCCGCGAGGCCTGCGCCTGCGACGGCAAAAGCCGATGCGCCCAAGAATACCGGCACGCCTTCGCAACCTGTTCCGAACCCGACGCCCGATCTCCCCAAGATCGTTTCTGTCGGTCCGGGCGGGTTCCTCAGGCAGGGTCCTGGCGATCAGCAGGCGCCGATCCCGCCTGCACCTCCGCGCCGTCTCGTCCCCGCAAAGCCGAGCCCCGAAATTGCCGACAAGACAAGCCTGCTCGATCTATCGGACAAAGTTTGCCGTTGGCCGATGGGCCACCCTGGCGAACCTGATTTCCATTTCTGCGGCGAGGCGGTAAATCCGGGCTTTCCCTATTGCGTCGAGCATTGCGGAAGGGCTTACCAGGCCCAGTTGCCGCGCGGCGCGCGCCGCCCTCCACCGCCCCTGCCATTTGGCGGCCCGCGGGTTCGCTGA
- a CDS encoding DUF1993 domain-containing protein: MPMSLHDAFVPSARQILIGMKGLVDKAEAFVRDNGLQDSELIDAKLAEDMWSLPWHVRACWVHTGYAVRLVMDGEFTPDFTEIPSDWEAMRTMLDDALAELDGIDAEALEAISGQTTGFILGGKRLMEMTAANFLLSFNQPNFNFHAATFYGILRMKSMPLGKMDFMGPMRVLGS; this comes from the coding sequence ATGCCCATGTCCCTACACGACGCCTTTGTTCCCTCCGCCCGCCAAATCCTCATTGGTATGAAAGGACTGGTGGACAAGGCAGAGGCCTTCGTTCGAGACAACGGATTGCAAGATTCCGAGCTGATCGATGCCAAGCTTGCCGAGGACATGTGGTCGCTTCCGTGGCACGTGCGTGCTTGCTGGGTGCACACCGGATATGCGGTGAGGTTGGTGATGGACGGTGAATTCACGCCCGACTTCACCGAGATCCCTTCAGATTGGGAGGCGATGCGGACAATGCTTGACGATGCGCTTGCTGAGCTGGACGGTATAGATGCAGAGGCTCTCGAAGCGATCTCGGGGCAGACCACCGGCTTTATACTGGGTGGAAAGCGGCTGATGGAAATGACCGCTGCGAACTTTTTGCTGAGCTTCAACCAGCCCAATTTCAATTTCCACGCTGCCACTTTCTACGGCATCCTTCGCATGAAAAGTATGCCGCTCGGCAAGATGGACTTCATGGGGCCTATGCGCGTTCTGGGTTCTTAA
- a CDS encoding YdiY family protein, with protein sequence MRKLNSMLLVGFAITALVTPTAALAEIPAPVRAMIDAAIGSGDENKVRTVIELARETSPEDAAELDAILAAYEVELAAEEAAAAQAEEERIRNAGIFENWSGKGELGAFRSTGNSSNTGITAGLSLKREGIDWRHKLIGRVDYQRSNGVTTREQFLARYEPNYKINDRLFAYALAQYERDRFQGFSGRYAVSGGLGYQIIDRPDLQLSAKAGPAYRVTQFLDGTSEDRLAALFGVDFDWDITDRLKLTHDTNAVAEAGGSATLLVDGRNTSLNFVTGLNAKISDDLSARFSYAIEYDSNPPPGAEQTDTLSRVTIIYDF encoded by the coding sequence ATGCGAAAACTCAATTCCATGTTGCTCGTGGGCTTTGCGATTACCGCCCTCGTAACGCCAACAGCAGCTCTCGCCGAGATACCCGCCCCCGTTCGCGCGATGATCGACGCGGCGATCGGCAGCGGCGACGAGAACAAAGTCCGTACCGTGATCGAACTGGCGCGCGAAACCAGTCCCGAAGACGCGGCGGAGCTGGACGCGATCCTTGCGGCATACGAAGTCGAACTGGCGGCCGAAGAGGCAGCAGCAGCCCAGGCGGAAGAAGAACGCATCCGAAATGCCGGCATTTTCGAAAATTGGTCTGGCAAGGGCGAACTCGGCGCGTTCCGGTCCACCGGCAATTCCTCCAATACCGGCATTACCGCAGGGCTTTCGTTAAAGCGTGAAGGCATCGACTGGCGGCACAAGCTAATCGGGCGTGTCGATTATCAACGCTCCAACGGTGTCACCACGCGTGAGCAATTTCTCGCCCGCTACGAGCCCAACTACAAGATCAACGACCGCCTCTTCGCCTATGCGCTTGCCCAGTACGAGCGCGACCGGTTCCAGGGCTTCTCCGGTCGCTACGCGGTGTCGGGCGGCCTCGGCTATCAGATCATCGACCGGCCCGACCTACAACTTTCGGCGAAGGCAGGCCCGGCCTATCGGGTGACGCAATTCCTCGACGGGACGAGCGAAGACCGGCTGGCGGCCCTGTTCGGCGTGGATTTCGACTGGGACATCACCGACAGGCTCAAACTGACGCACGACACCAACGCGGTCGCCGAAGCGGGCGGCTCGGCAACACTTTTAGTCGATGGGCGCAATACCAGCCTCAACTTCGTCACCGGATTAAATGCAAAGATCAGCGACGATCTCAGCGCACGCTTCTCCTATGCGATCGAGTACGACAGCAATCCGCCTCCGGGTGCGGAGCAGACCGACACGCTGAGCCGCGTGACGATCATCTACGATTTCTAG